A region from the Nostoc sp. HK-01 genome encodes:
- a CDS encoding multi-sensor signal transduction histidine kinase: protein MELNLQLPSINVTSLKEAPIHTSRQIQPHGVLLVLSEPELEILQISNNTWTVFGIEPEQMLQKKLEDLLDSFQLERIKAGLAEDNLEFINPTKLWFRKKGDEYVVFDAVFHRNSEGNLILELEPTFSQENIPFLSFYHLAKASINQLEKTSTLRDFCQIIVQEVRKVTGFDRVMLYKFDHDGHGSVIAEEKLEILEPYLGLHYPESDIPKPARKLFASNSIRIIPDAQAAPVQLIPAINPVSQRSSDLTNSILRSPAACHLEYLHNMGVGASLTISLIKDNKLWGLIACHHQTPKFVSYELRKACEFLGRVIFAEISAREETEDYDYRMNLTHIQSLLVEYMSQEENFIDGLVKHQPNLLDLTSAQGAAVCFGDRCTLIGETPAEEDLNFLVQWLKNNVDEEVFYTNSLPQVYPDAERFKNVASGLLAIPISKRNYVLWFRPEVIQTVNWGGDPNRAFEVSQTDGDVRLCPRKSFELWKETVRLTSLPWQYVEIKAALELRKAIVNIVLRQADELAQLAQDLERSNAELKKFAYVASHDLQEPLNQVANYVQLLEMRYNEELDEDAKEFINFAVQGVSLMQTLIDDVLAYSKVDTQAIAFQLTEVETALERALGNLRQRIAETNTIITHDPLPTVMAGSTQLMQLFQNLIANAIKFRSDQPPQIHVGAERLEDEWLFWVRDNGIGIDPRFSDRIFVIFQRLHTRDEYAGTGMGLAICKKIAECHRGRIWVESQLGEGATFYFTIPVGGRERERRNGRKAQNNLFG, encoded by the coding sequence ATGGAATTAAACTTACAACTTCCGAGCATCAATGTTACTAGCTTAAAAGAAGCTCCGATTCATACATCTCGGCAAATTCAGCCGCACGGAGTATTGCTAGTTTTGTCAGAACCAGAATTAGAAATATTACAAATTAGTAATAATACTTGGACTGTTTTCGGGATAGAACCCGAACAGATGTTGCAAAAAAAACTAGAAGATTTACTCGACTCGTTTCAACTCGAAAGAATTAAAGCAGGGTTAGCAGAAGATAATCTGGAATTTATCAACCCAACAAAACTTTGGTTCAGAAAAAAAGGTGATGAATACGTTGTTTTCGACGCAGTTTTTCACCGCAATTCAGAAGGGAATTTAATCTTAGAACTAGAACCGACATTTTCTCAAGAAAATATCCCATTTTTAAGCTTTTACCATCTAGCAAAAGCTTCTATTAACCAGTTAGAAAAAACCTCAACACTGCGGGACTTTTGTCAGATAATTGTCCAAGAAGTACGGAAGGTAACTGGTTTTGATCGGGTAATGCTATACAAATTTGATCATGATGGACATGGTTCAGTTATTGCCGAAGAAAAGCTAGAAATCTTAGAACCATATTTAGGCTTACATTATCCTGAGTCAGATATTCCCAAACCCGCCAGAAAATTATTTGCCTCTAATTCTATTAGAATTATCCCAGATGCTCAGGCAGCACCAGTTCAACTGATTCCGGCAATCAATCCAGTTAGTCAGCGTTCATCAGATTTAACTAACTCAATTCTCCGCAGTCCGGCTGCTTGTCATCTTGAGTACTTGCACAATATGGGTGTGGGCGCTTCTTTAACTATCTCTTTAATTAAAGACAACAAACTTTGGGGATTGATTGCTTGTCATCACCAAACACCTAAATTTGTTTCTTACGAATTGCGGAAAGCCTGCGAATTTTTAGGCAGAGTGATATTTGCAGAAATTTCCGCCAGAGAAGAAACAGAAGATTACGACTATCGCATGAATTTGACACATATTCAATCATTGTTGGTTGAATATATGTCCCAAGAAGAAAACTTTATTGATGGTTTAGTCAAACATCAGCCGAATCTTTTAGATTTAACGAGCGCCCAAGGTGCGGCTGTTTGTTTTGGCGATCGCTGTACATTAATAGGTGAGACTCCCGCAGAAGAAGACCTGAATTTTTTGGTGCAGTGGTTAAAGAATAACGTCGATGAAGAAGTTTTCTATACAAATTCTTTGCCACAGGTTTATCCAGATGCGGAAAGATTTAAAAATGTTGCTAGTGGTTTGTTAGCGATTCCAATTTCTAAGCGCAATTATGTTTTGTGGTTCCGACCAGAAGTAATTCAAACTGTAAATTGGGGTGGTGATCCTAATAGAGCGTTTGAAGTTAGCCAGACAGATGGAGATGTGCGTCTGTGTCCGCGCAAATCTTTTGAACTATGGAAAGAAACAGTCCGCCTGACATCTTTACCTTGGCAATACGTCGAAATTAAAGCTGCGCTGGAATTGCGAAAAGCGATTGTCAATATTGTATTGCGCCAAGCCGATGAATTGGCTCAATTAGCGCAGGATTTAGAACGTTCTAACGCTGAATTGAAAAAGTTTGCCTACGTCGCTTCTCATGACTTGCAAGAACCACTCAATCAAGTGGCGAATTATGTGCAGTTATTGGAGATGCGTTACAACGAAGAACTAGACGAAGATGCCAAAGAGTTTATTAACTTTGCCGTTCAGGGAGTCAGCTTGATGCAGACATTAATAGATGATGTCCTAGCATACTCCAAAGTAGATACACAGGCGATCGCATTTCAACTAACTGAAGTCGAAACAGCCTTAGAACGCGCCCTCGGTAACTTACGACAGCGCATTGCCGAAACCAACACTATAATTACCCATGACCCCTTACCCACAGTCATGGCTGGTAGTACCCAGCTAATGCAGCTATTTCAGAACTTGATAGCTAACGCCATCAAATTCCGCAGTGACCAACCCCCGCAAATTCATGTAGGAGCCGAGAGATTAGAAGATGAATGGTTGTTCTGGGTGCGCGATAATGGTATCGGCATTGACCCCAGATTTAGCGATCGCATTTTTGTCATCTTTCAACGCCTACATACACGAGACGAGTATGCTGGTACAGGCATGGGTCTAGCTATCTGTAAAAAGATTGCCGAATGCCATCGTGGTCGGATCTGGGTAGAATCACAACTTGGAGAGGGAGCCACCTTCTACTTTACAATTCCAGTTGGAGGGCGCGAGCGTGAGCGTAGAAATGGAAGAAAAGCTCAAAACAATCTTTTTGGTTGA
- a CDS encoding response regulator receiver protein, which yields MEEKLKTIFLVEDNKADVRLIQEALKNSSVPHQVVTVRDGVDAMAFLRQEGEYADAPRPDLILLDLNLPRKDGREVLAEIKNDPLLKRIPVVVLTTSKNEDDIFHSYDLHVNCYITKSRNLSQLFQIVKGIEDFWLSTVTLPSE from the coding sequence ATGGAAGAAAAGCTCAAAACAATCTTTTTGGTTGAAGATAATAAAGCCGATGTGCGCTTAATCCAAGAAGCATTGAAAAATAGCTCAGTGCCGCACCAAGTAGTGACGGTGAGAGATGGCGTAGATGCTATGGCATTCCTACGCCAAGAAGGAGAGTATGCCGATGCTCCCCGTCCTGACCTGATTCTGCTAGATTTGAACTTACCTAGAAAAGATGGTCGGGAAGTATTGGCAGAAATCAAAAACGACCCCCTACTCAAACGTATCCCCGTAGTTGTGCTGACAACCTCAAAAAATGAGGATGATATCTTTCACAGCTACGACCTCCATGTAAACTGCTACATCACCAAATCTCGTAACCTCAGCCAACTATTCCAAATCGTCAAAGGCATCGAAGACTTTTGGCTATCTACCGTTACCTTACCGTCAGAGTAA
- a CDS encoding two-component hybrid sensor and regulator, translating into MAGSLVKILLIEDNLAEARLLQEFLQQADAKEFVLVHVKRLQEGLNQLRTNNYDIILLDLTLPDSQGLSSLPVLISCAPSLPIVVLTNTNDEELAVEAVREGAQDYLVKRQVNANGLVRSICYAIERKQLLETLRQVNQTLQVRVDERTAELVKANEINQFRSEFVSMLSHDIRQPLNTILLAAGLLQNNEDKLTQEKKRNHLQMIRTAIKNMAQMLDEVSLIGRADSGKFQCDLEPLDLEIFCRQLVEEAQLSLKDKNLTLVFASYGGVGEAVLDETLLRHILGNLLGNAIKYSLPNGKIQFELIGQENSVMFRFQDWGIGIPKQDQKRMFQPFQRAENVGRIPGTGLGLAIVKKCVDAHGGEIMVNSEVGVGTTFIVTLPLIKL; encoded by the coding sequence ATGGCTGGAAGCTTAGTAAAAATCTTGTTAATTGAAGACAATCTGGCAGAAGCTAGGTTATTGCAAGAGTTTTTGCAGCAAGCCGATGCGAAAGAATTTGTGCTAGTTCATGTCAAGCGATTGCAAGAAGGACTCAATCAACTCAGAACCAACAATTACGACATCATTTTATTAGACCTCACTCTACCCGACAGTCAAGGATTATCATCTCTGCCAGTGCTGATTAGTTGTGCGCCGAGCTTGCCAATTGTCGTACTCACCAATACTAACGACGAAGAACTGGCAGTGGAAGCAGTTAGAGAAGGAGCGCAAGATTATTTAGTCAAGCGTCAAGTCAATGCTAATGGCTTGGTTCGCTCTATATGTTATGCGATCGAGCGTAAACAGCTATTAGAAACATTACGTCAAGTTAATCAGACATTACAAGTGCGGGTTGACGAGCGCACCGCCGAACTAGTGAAAGCGAATGAAATCAACCAGTTCCGATCAGAATTTGTTTCGATGCTTTCTCATGATATTCGTCAACCGCTAAATACCATTCTCTTAGCCGCTGGATTACTCCAAAATAACGAAGATAAATTAACTCAAGAGAAAAAGCGGAATCATTTACAGATGATTCGTACAGCTATCAAGAATATGGCACAAATGTTAGATGAAGTGTCGTTAATTGGTAGGGCTGATTCCGGCAAATTTCAATGTGACCTTGAGCCATTAGATTTAGAAATATTTTGCCGTCAACTAGTAGAAGAAGCACAATTATCTCTTAAAGATAAGAATTTAACTCTAGTTTTTGCAAGTTATGGAGGAGTTGGTGAAGCCGTCTTGGATGAAACATTACTGCGCCACATTTTAGGTAATTTACTAGGCAATGCGATTAAATATTCATTACCTAATGGAAAAATTCAATTTGAATTAATTGGCCAAGAAAATTCCGTGATGTTTCGCTTTCAAGATTGGGGGATTGGCATTCCTAAACAAGACCAAAAGCGGATGTTTCAGCCTTTTCAACGTGCAGAAAATGTCGGCAGAATTCCTGGTACTGGCTTAGGCTTGGCAATTGTCAAAAAGTGTGTAGATGCACATGGTGGCGAGATTATGGTGAATAGCGAAGTTGGCGTTGGTACTACATTTATCGTTACGTTACCTTTAATCAAGCTTTAA
- a CDS encoding PpiC-type peptidyl-prolyl cis-trans isomerase: protein MTNPIVITNQDILHQLKLSCKLPEIIEQITADHIVKAAAVENGIKVETEELQQAADKIRLANNLDSAAQTWQWLETNHLSLDDFEQITHSSLIFGKLAAHLFENKVEEYFFAHQLDYAGVIMYEVILEDEDLALELFYAIKEGEISFYEVAHQYIENIELRRACGYRGLVRRRDLLPELSAAIFTVQPSQLLKPIFTSRGIHLILVEEIIQPELDAQLRQQIVAYLFAEWLKQQTQQVTHQLQFDSNQQINSLYSV, encoded by the coding sequence ATGACAAACCCGATTGTAATTACCAACCAAGATATTCTGCATCAACTGAAACTATCTTGTAAGCTGCCAGAAATCATTGAACAAATCACTGCCGATCATATTGTTAAAGCTGCTGCTGTGGAAAATGGGATTAAGGTAGAAACAGAAGAGTTGCAACAAGCAGCAGATAAAATCCGGTTAGCTAATAATCTTGATAGTGCGGCACAAACATGGCAATGGCTGGAAACAAACCATTTATCCCTCGATGATTTTGAACAAATTACACATAGCAGTCTCATTTTTGGCAAGTTAGCAGCACATCTCTTTGAAAATAAAGTTGAAGAATACTTTTTTGCACATCAACTAGACTACGCTGGTGTAATCATGTATGAAGTTATTTTAGAAGATGAAGATTTAGCATTAGAACTTTTTTACGCTATTAAAGAAGGTGAAATTAGCTTTTATGAAGTTGCTCACCAATACATCGAAAATATAGAATTACGTCGCGCTTGCGGATATCGTGGGTTAGTGCGTCGCCGAGATTTATTACCAGAACTATCTGCGGCTATTTTTACTGTTCAGCCATCCCAACTTCTCAAACCAATTTTTACATCAAGAGGAATTCACTTGATTTTGGTGGAGGAAATTATTCAGCCGGAGTTAGATGCTCAACTGCGCCAACAAATTGTGGCATATTTATTTGCGGAATGGCTGAAACAGCAAACTCAACAAGTTACACATCAGCTTCAGTTTGACTCAAATCAACAAATTAACTCTTTATACTCAGTTTAA
- a CDS encoding cyclic nucleotide-regulated ABC bacteriocin/lantibiotic exporter → MAHNLSVQLVTLEQLNASLGCSLSLEEFQSCLQQAKSLNPKVGKFWQGINVESGIYIVVTGKVRLLDEADELIATLEAGTSFGEFTLFPEANFKPYSARASVNLQLCFIPSDVLHSLMAKYPEIRGHLWTKALSRSPQQTDSDDFPLTTSHHQIDIVAPPVELADNKKISKAYFPNPTQRVGHLWQKVTRRYPFFAQQSASDCGAACLVMVSRYWGKRFSVNRLRDIANVDRNGASLRGLVMAAESLGFNTRPVKASFNQLTKQKLPAIAHWEGKHYIVVYEITPKDVIIGDPAIGQKTLSHSEFKSNWTGYALLLQPTAALKDAKETSTPFWQFLRLMQPHSLVILEVLIASVFIQIFGLITPLFTQLILDRVVVQRSELTLTAVGLGLLMFNLFRVAMIGLRQYLLDHTANKIDLVLIVGFIRHTFRLPLSFFESRYVGDIISRIQENRKIQRFLSGEALSILLDLFTVFIYVGLMLWYSWQMALLVLVIVPPFALLALIATPFLQRISREIFNAVAKESSYLIEALTGVRTVKATAVEQNVRWHWEELLNQEVKTNFASQVISNRLQIISNTIQALVTTALLWFGAHLVIQNQLTIGQLVAFNLLLVNIITPFQRLTVLWNQLQEVVIAVERINDVLDAEPEEDLQYQLRQNLPQIQGSIRFENVTFRYHPDSDVNILENLSFAIKPGQMVALVGRSGSGKTTISKLVLGLYPPTDGKIWIDGHDITSISLRSLRSCVGVVDQDTFLFGGTIRENISLGYPGATLAELIEAAKLAGADEFIKKLPLGYETQIGEGGGLLSGGQRQRIAIARALLGNPQLLILDEATSHLDTESERIIQQNLTKILNGRTTLVIAHRLSTVRNADLILVLDRGLLIESGTHEELMNKKGHYFYLNQQQFQLNN, encoded by the coding sequence ATGGCGCATAATCTATCTGTTCAGTTGGTCACTCTAGAACAACTCAACGCAAGTTTGGGCTGTTCCCTCTCGCTAGAAGAATTTCAGTCCTGTCTGCAACAAGCAAAATCCCTTAATCCTAAAGTTGGTAAATTCTGGCAAGGCATAAATGTTGAATCTGGCATCTATATTGTCGTGACAGGCAAAGTCAGATTACTAGATGAAGCCGATGAATTAATTGCCACGTTAGAAGCAGGAACTTCCTTTGGAGAATTTACTTTATTTCCAGAAGCTAACTTTAAACCATATTCAGCCAGGGCTTCAGTTAATTTACAACTGTGCTTTATTCCCAGTGATGTATTACATTCATTAATGGCCAAATATCCCGAAATTCGCGGTCATCTTTGGACTAAAGCCTTATCCCGTTCGCCACAACAGACAGACTCAGATGATTTTCCCCTCACAACATCACATCATCAAATAGACATTGTTGCGCCACCTGTCGAACTTGCAGACAACAAAAAGATTAGCAAAGCTTACTTCCCCAACCCTACCCAGCGAGTCGGCCATTTATGGCAAAAAGTCACTCGGCGCTATCCATTTTTTGCTCAACAAAGTGCTTCTGACTGTGGTGCAGCTTGTTTAGTGATGGTGTCTCGCTATTGGGGTAAACGCTTTAGTGTGAATCGCTTGCGAGATATTGCTAATGTAGACCGCAACGGTGCATCTTTGCGCGGTTTAGTGATGGCAGCGGAAAGCCTCGGCTTTAATACTAGACCTGTCAAAGCTAGTTTCAACCAGTTAACCAAGCAAAAATTACCAGCGATCGCTCATTGGGAAGGCAAGCATTATATAGTTGTTTATGAAATCACCCCAAAAGATGTGATTATTGGCGACCCCGCCATTGGTCAAAAAACCCTCAGCCACAGCGAATTTAAAAGTAACTGGACTGGTTATGCTTTGCTGTTGCAACCAACAGCCGCCCTCAAAGATGCCAAAGAAACCTCTACACCTTTTTGGCAATTCTTGAGATTAATGCAACCCCACTCGTTGGTAATACTGGAGGTGTTAATTGCTTCAGTCTTTATCCAGATATTTGGACTGATTACCCCTTTATTTACCCAGTTAATTTTAGACCGAGTGGTTGTCCAGCGATCGGAACTCACATTAACAGCCGTGGGTTTAGGATTGTTGATGTTTAACTTGTTTCGCGTCGCCATGATAGGGTTACGCCAATATCTGTTAGATCACACAGCTAACAAAATCGACTTAGTTTTAATTGTGGGTTTTATTCGCCACACCTTCCGGCTACCTTTGAGTTTTTTCGAGTCGCGTTATGTGGGAGATATCATCTCGCGCATCCAAGAAAATCGCAAAATTCAAAGATTTCTATCCGGTGAAGCCTTATCTATCCTGTTAGATTTATTCACCGTCTTTATTTATGTAGGATTAATGCTGTGGTACAGCTGGCAAATGGCACTACTAGTATTAGTTATAGTCCCACCTTTTGCCTTATTAGCATTGATAGCTACACCTTTTCTCCAAAGGATTTCACGAGAAATATTTAATGCTGTTGCCAAAGAGAGCAGTTACTTAATTGAAGCCCTAACTGGTGTACGAACAGTCAAAGCTACAGCAGTTGAACAAAATGTGCGCTGGCATTGGGAAGAGTTATTAAATCAAGAAGTCAAAACCAACTTCGCCAGCCAAGTTATTAGTAACCGTCTGCAAATCATTAGTAACACAATTCAAGCTTTAGTAACTACTGCCTTGTTATGGTTTGGGGCGCATTTAGTCATCCAGAATCAGTTAACAATTGGTCAATTAGTAGCATTTAATTTGCTATTAGTCAATATTATTACCCCCTTTCAAAGATTGACAGTTTTGTGGAATCAATTACAAGAAGTAGTAATTGCTGTAGAAAGGATTAATGATGTTTTAGATGCAGAACCGGAAGAAGATTTACAATATCAGCTAAGGCAAAACTTGCCGCAAATTCAAGGTAGTATTCGCTTTGAAAATGTGACTTTTCGCTATCACCCAGACAGTGATGTAAATATTTTAGAAAATCTCAGTTTTGCAATCAAACCAGGACAAATGGTAGCTTTAGTGGGGCGTAGTGGTTCCGGGAAAACAACCATTTCTAAGTTAGTTTTAGGATTGTATCCGCCTACTGATGGCAAAATCTGGATTGATGGTCACGATATTACCAGTATTTCCTTACGTTCTCTACGTTCTTGTGTGGGAGTAGTTGACCAAGATACCTTTTTATTTGGTGGCACAATTCGAGAAAATATTAGTTTGGGTTATCCTGGGGCAACTTTAGCAGAATTGATAGAAGCTGCCAAGTTAGCTGGTGCTGATGAGTTTATTAAAAAGTTACCTTTGGGATATGAAACTCAAATAGGTGAAGGTGGCGGTTTGTTGTCTGGTGGACAGCGACAGCGAATTGCGATCGCTAGGGCTTTATTAGGTAATCCGCAGTTATTGATTTTAGATGAAGCTACTTCTCATTTAGATACTGAATCTGAAAGAATTATTCAACAAAATCTCACCAAAATTCTCAATGGAAGAACAACATTAGTCATAGCCCACCGACTTTCGACTGTGCGGAATGCAGATTTGATTTTAGTTCTAGACAGAGGGTTGCTAATTGAAAGTGGAACTCATGAAGAATTAATGAATAAAAAAGGGCATTATTTCTATCTTAATCAACAGCAATTCCAGCTTAATAATTAA
- a CDS encoding HlyD family secretion protein: MTDTFNGKRPNSSLKEKDTFEQAIINNSIPAKTDDWSDVTRETLDNLPEVWTRGILYFLVVFVSIILPWTIFSQIDETGTARGRIDTKLQSDVVV; this comes from the coding sequence ATGACAGATACATTTAATGGTAAACGACCAAATTCATCTTTAAAAGAAAAAGATACATTTGAACAAGCAATTATAAACAACTCTATACCAGCAAAAACTGATGATTGGTCTGATGTTACGAGAGAAACACTGGATAACTTACCCGAAGTGTGGACGAGAGGAATACTATATTTTTTAGTTGTGTTTGTCTCAATCATTTTACCTTGGACAATATTTTCTCAGATTGATGAAACAGGTACAGCTAGAGGCAGAATTGATACCAAGTTGCAGTCAGATGTAGTAGTCTAA
- a CDS encoding HlyD family secretion protein, translating to MAGTVAEIQVKEGDSVKAGQTLLILDSELVKSELQQAQDKLEGQLNRLTQLNSAKNQLFVSSATQEQQNQSQQLEKQSQIEQFRQNLQLITNNFNLHKEEGIAQLNQAKQTIIQHEKAKKLAEVSLAIAQRELERYQKAFQDGIAAEVNVVEKEDALQERIKFHE from the coding sequence GTGGCGGGTACGGTAGCTGAAATTCAAGTAAAAGAAGGAGATTCAGTCAAAGCCGGACAAACTTTATTAATATTAGACTCGGAATTGGTGAAATCTGAATTGCAACAAGCCCAGGATAAATTAGAAGGGCAGTTAAATCGATTGACGCAGTTAAATTCAGCGAAAAATCAACTATTTGTCTCTTCGGCAACCCAAGAGCAACAAAATCAATCTCAACAGTTAGAGAAGCAATCACAAATTGAGCAATTTCGCCAAAATCTGCAATTAATTACTAATAATTTTAATTTACATAAAGAGGAAGGTATAGCACAATTAAACCAAGCAAAGCAAACTATTATACAACATGAAAAAGCGAAAAAATTAGCAGAAGTTAGCTTGGCGATCGCTCAACGAGAACTAGAGCGTTATCAAAAGGCTTTCCAAGATGGAATTGCGGCTGAAGTTAACGTTGTAGAAAAAGAAGATGCTCTACAAGAAAGAATAAAATTCCATGAATAA
- a CDS encoding HlyD family secretion protein — protein sequence MQSDIAQTKSQIESLKFQLQQREIKATTNGILFQLPIQKPGAVVQSGTMVAEIAPANSPFIIRATMSTTESGSLHTGLPVKLKFDAYPFQDYGVISGELIKISPNTTEIDTPNGKVAAYNLDIALKQNCLPSADKCIPLRPGDTATAEVIIRQRRIIDFLLDPFKQLQQGGVKL from the coding sequence TTGCAATCAGATATCGCTCAAACTAAAAGTCAAATAGAATCGCTCAAATTTCAATTGCAACAGCGAGAAATCAAAGCTACTACTAACGGTATTCTATTTCAACTACCAATACAAAAACCAGGAGCCGTTGTCCAATCTGGAACAATGGTGGCGGAGATAGCACCTGCAAATTCACCTTTTATTATTCGTGCCACAATGTCTACTACTGAAAGCGGTTCTTTACATACAGGATTACCAGTCAAGCTAAAGTTTGATGCCTATCCATTTCAAGATTATGGTGTGATATCAGGAGAGTTAATTAAGATTTCTCCGAATACTACAGAAATAGACACCCCTAATGGCAAAGTTGCGGCTTATAACTTAGATATTGCGCTCAAACAAAACTGTTTGCCCTCTGCTGATAAATGTATACCCTTGCGCCCAGGTGATACAGCTACCGCCGAAGTCATCATCCGCCAACGGCGAATTATTGATTTTCTACTTGATCCATTTAAGCAGTTACAGCAAGGAGGGGTGAAGTTGTAA
- a CDS encoding cobalamin biosynthesis protein D: protein MTKAGYTLPVFACAGAMAALHWLRQGKPLPNVAVDLITPPQIAEIPIEQVAGLSENIALAITRSDPGDNLDLTRDTPIWAMVEWGGETESAVTIKGGEGIGKILNADDQPAIYSYAQRLLQENLQRMLTPSEKITVTIILPFGRSLAVRTSNAAFGVVEGLSLLGTTGISQPLSSPDQLAAFRTELQQKASRFTSLVFCIGENGLDLAQKLGINPEQLVKTANWLGPMLVEADALGVKEILLFGYHGKLLKLAGGIFHTHHHLADGRREILAAHCALAGMQSSDIQVIFNSATAEAALKYLRELDVSSGSDWVNLVYGAIAQAIDTRSQEYMESHNNRGTAVAKCGSILFDRDRKIIVKSKTACFLTGKLC, encoded by the coding sequence ATGACCAAAGCCGGATATACTTTACCTGTCTTTGCTTGTGCTGGGGCGATGGCGGCGTTACATTGGTTACGCCAAGGTAAGCCTTTGCCAAATGTGGCGGTTGATTTAATTACACCGCCGCAAATCGCTGAAATACCAATTGAACAAGTAGCTGGGCTATCAGAAAATATAGCGCTGGCAATTACACGGAGTGACCCTGGTGATAATCTTGACCTCACGCGCGATACACCAATTTGGGCAATGGTGGAATGGGGTGGAGAAACGGAGTCAGCAGTCACAATTAAAGGTGGGGAAGGAATTGGCAAAATTCTCAATGCAGATGACCAGCCAGCGATTTATAGTTATGCCCAAAGGTTATTGCAAGAGAACTTGCAGCGGATGCTCACACCGAGCGAGAAAATTACAGTCACAATTATTTTACCGTTCGGGCGATCGCTCGCTGTGCGGACTTCTAATGCGGCCTTTGGTGTAGTGGAAGGACTTTCGCTGTTAGGGACAACCGGGATTTCTCAACCTTTAAGTTCACCAGATCAGTTAGCGGCTTTTCGGACAGAATTACAACAAAAAGCCAGCCGTTTTACCAGTTTAGTTTTTTGTATTGGTGAGAACGGCTTAGATTTAGCGCAAAAACTTGGGATTAATCCCGAACAATTGGTGAAAACGGCTAACTGGTTAGGGCCAATGTTAGTTGAAGCGGATGCTTTAGGCGTTAAAGAAATCTTATTGTTTGGTTATCACGGCAAGTTGCTAAAACTCGCGGGAGGGATTTTTCACACCCATCATCATTTAGCTGATGGACGGCGGGAAATTTTAGCAGCCCACTGTGCTTTGGCGGGGATGCAGTCATCAGATATACAAGTAATATTTAATAGTGCCACGGCGGAAGCAGCACTGAAATATTTAAGAGAATTAGATGTTTCTAGTGGTAGTGATTGGGTGAATTTAGTTTATGGTGCGATCGCCCAAGCCATAGATACGCGTTCTCAAGAATACATGGAAAGCCATAATAACCGAGGTACAGCAGTAGCAAAATGTGGCTCAATTCTCTTTGACCGCGATCGCAAAATTATTGTAAAGAGTAAAACTGCTTGTTTCTTAACCGGAAAATTATGTTAA